A window of the Gossypium hirsutum isolate 1008001.06 chromosome A03, Gossypium_hirsutum_v2.1, whole genome shotgun sequence genome harbors these coding sequences:
- the LOC107887803 gene encoding uncharacterized protein has product MSTKGTRGRGRGRGRGGARAGSSSSGHQPNEKVREEPVSPMDETGSQDQVAGDDALSQAMLRILERVVRLGSSNMERIMDDLGCTLDQKLKGTVSLLRDEAYQWWLTINEGTQADRLTWEVFKTTFQAKYVGASYVDACRREFLNLTQRVKTVAEYEVEFL; this is encoded by the exons ATGAGCACTAAAGGTACTCGTGGCAGAGGCCGCGGCAGAGGCCGTGGTggtgctcgggctgggtcttcATCTTCTGGACACCAGCCTAACGAGAAAGTTAGAGAAGAACCAGTTTCACCTATGGATGAGACAGGGTCTCAAGACCAAGTAGCTGGGGACGATGCACTGTCCCAAGCAATGTTGAGGATTCTAGAAAGGGTCGTTAGGCTTGGTTCTAGTAATATGG AAAGAATCATGGATGACCTTGGCTGCACCCTTGATCAAAAGCTAAAAGGTACAGTATCTCTTCTGAGGGAcgaggcctatcagtggtggcttaccatCAATGAGGGCACTCAAGCTGATCGTTTGACTTGGGAGGTTTTCAAGACTACTTTCCAGGCTAAGTATGTGGGTGCCAGCTATGTGGATGCCTGTAGAAGGGAATTTCTAAATTTAACTCAGAGAGTTAAGACAGTGGCTGAATACGAGGTTGAATTTTTATGA